A single genomic interval of Leptospirales bacterium harbors:
- a CDS encoding lactonase family protein has protein sequence MNKRQTILSAATKGRVSNSRLPATILLAAALLTTATVDTNCSSRRCHANDPNCNALSLLLLYQRLPRVLFATDFAGGMVHQYTINANNGQLRYGGSIAAGSQTFAMGIDPAGRFAYAVNNGSADVYAYRISERTGVLSSAGTVAAGANPQGIAVEASGRFAFASSVTAANVSGYIIDQSSGALTANGSAATGGGPIGLAITPGGRFLYSANDGANSISMFSIDPTNGALSSLGTVAAGAQPFDLAMDPSGRFLYASNEGGANLSVFSIDAATGILTSAGLASTGLIPQGIAIDPFGRFLYVANATSGTVSVFAIDGVTGGVTLRSTVAATGAYDVAVENTGRFVYVEQNNLIALYVLDPYNGNLNLIATEAHGAPGVLAVF, from the coding sequence ATGAACAAGCGGCAGACGATACTATCTGCGGCAACCAAGGGCCGCGTATCAAATTCCCGTCTCCCAGCAACGATCCTGCTTGCTGCTGCACTTCTAACGACCGCGACCGTGGACACAAATTGCAGCTCTCGTCGCTGTCACGCCAATGATCCCAACTGCAATGCCCTGAGTCTTCTACTGCTTTACCAGCGTTTGCCGCGGGTATTGTTTGCCACGGACTTTGCGGGCGGAATGGTGCATCAGTATACGATCAACGCCAACAACGGGCAGCTGCGTTACGGCGGCAGCATTGCGGCAGGATCGCAAACCTTTGCCATGGGAATCGATCCCGCCGGGCGCTTTGCCTATGCTGTAAACAATGGCAGCGCTGATGTCTATGCCTATCGGATCAGCGAGCGTACGGGTGTACTGAGTTCAGCAGGCACAGTCGCCGCAGGCGCTAACCCACAGGGAATTGCGGTCGAGGCTAGCGGTCGATTTGCCTTTGCCAGCAGCGTCACCGCCGCAAATGTAAGCGGCTATATCATCGACCAGAGTTCCGGCGCTCTAACTGCCAATGGCAGCGCTGCGACGGGCGGCGGACCCATCGGCCTGGCAATTACTCCTGGCGGACGTTTCCTTTACAGCGCCAACGACGGCGCAAACTCCATTTCCATGTTCAGCATCGATCCAACCAATGGAGCGCTCAGCTCGCTGGGAACGGTCGCGGCAGGCGCCCAGCCCTTTGACCTGGCCATGGACCCCTCCGGCCGTTTCCTCTACGCCAGCAACGAAGGCGGCGCCAATCTTTCCGTGTTTTCCATTGATGCAGCAACTGGCATACTTACTTCCGCTGGACTCGCTTCCACGGGACTCATTCCCCAGGGAATTGCCATCGACCCCTTTGGACGATTTCTCTACGTGGCCAATGCAACTTCCGGCACAGTGTCTGTATTTGCAATCGATGGCGTTACCGGCGGCGTGACGTTGCGCAGTACCGTGGCGGCAACTGGCGCATATGATGTAGCTGTTGAGAATACCGGCCGCTTTGTCTATGTAGAACAAAACAATTTGATTGCTCTCTACGTTCTCGACCCTTACAACGGAAATCTGAATTTGATTGCAACCGAGGCGCACGGAGCGCCCGGCGTACTTGCTGTTTTTTGA